The DNA region AATGGCCGCCGTTCCGCGCAATGGGAGCGCACCCAAATCCCCCTGGTGGCTGGAGAGAGAATAGTACCTTTACGGGTCATGTTAATCAAACCCGGATCGGGGTTTGAATCGCCCCACGACGACCTGCATAGTATCGGCCAATCACCGGGGAGAGTTTTATGCATTCCGTCAAACGTCTAATCATTGCGGCGTCGTGTCTTGCGCTGCTGGCATCGATGGTCGCGCCGGCCGCGGCGGAAATTCGGCTGGGCACAATTCGCTTGCCCGACGGGTTCCGAATCGAGACCTATGCCGAAAACGTATACAACGCGCGGCAAATGGCCCTCGGTGCGAACGGCACGGTGTTCGTCGGTTCGCGCGACAAAGGGGCCGGCCAGGTGTACGCAGTCGTCGATACGAACAAGGATGGCAAGGCCGATGAGGTCCACGTTATCGCAAAAGGCCTGACGCAACCGAGTGGCGTGGCATTCCGCGATGGGGCGCTTTACGTCGGCGCCGTGAACCGCGTCTTGCGGTACGACAACATCGAGTCCACCTACATGAGCACGCCGGAGCCGGCGGTGGTGACCGAGGCGTTCCCATCCGACGCGACGCACGGTTGGAAGTTTATCGCGTTCGGGCCGGACGGGAAACTGTACGTGCCCGTTGGCGCGCCCGCCAATATCGGCGACCCGCCGGCCGGCATGCACGCGTGCATCACGCGAATGAACCCGGACGGCACGGGCCTGGAAATCTTCGCGAAAGGCGTGCGCAATACCGTGGGTTTCGACTGGCATCCGCTCACTCAAGAACTCTGGTTTACGGATAACGGCCGCGATCTGATGGGACCGGACCTTCCGCCGGACGAACTCAACCGCGCGCCGCTACCGGGTATGCATTTCGGATACCCGCACTGGTTTGGAAAGAGCGTGCCCGATCCAAAATACGGCGAAGGCCGAAAAGCGGAGGAGTTCACGCCCCCCGTTCAGGACCTGGCCCCGCACGCCGCCGCAATTGGCATGCGCTTCTATACCGGCACGATGTTTCCCGAGAAGTATCGCAATCAGATTTTCATCGCCGAGCACGGCTCGTTCGAGCGCAAACCGCCCTTGGACCCGACGGGATACTGCATTTCCTGTGTCACC from Candidatus Hydrogenedentota bacterium includes:
- a CDS encoding sorbosone dehydrogenase family protein, which encodes MHSVKRLIIAASCLALLASMVAPAAAEIRLGTIRLPDGFRIETYAENVYNARQMALGANGTVFVGSRDKGAGQVYAVVDTNKDGKADEVHVIAKGLTQPSGVAFRDGALYVGAVNRVLRYDNIESTYMSTPEPAVVTEAFPSDATHGWKFIAFGPDGKLYVPVGAPANIGDPPAGMHACITRMNPDGTGLEIFAKGVRNTVGFDWHPLTQELWFTDNGRDLMGPDLPPDELNRAPLPGMHFGYPHWFGKSVPDPKYGEGRKAEEFTPPVQDLAPHAAAIGMRFYTGTMFPEKYRNQIFIAEHGSFERKPPLDPTGYCISCVTLDTDGNAASYETFARGWMQSGTAWGRPADVLVMPDGAILVSDDTANCIYRIAYAK